The Pseudofrankia inefficax genome window below encodes:
- a CDS encoding ArsR/SmtB family transcription factor, with translation MTVLPGPAVEDLDLVAVLGALSEPTRLAVVVELAQCSELPCGQVLGGRIGKSTLSHHLRVLREAGVIATRAEGTSKYSRLRCADLDARFPGLLAAVLAGAPAPERLSAATAP, from the coding sequence ATGACCGTGCTGCCGGGCCCGGCGGTCGAGGACCTCGACCTGGTCGCGGTGCTGGGCGCGCTGAGCGAGCCGACGCGGCTGGCGGTCGTGGTGGAGCTGGCGCAGTGCTCCGAGCTTCCGTGCGGGCAGGTCCTCGGCGGGCGGATCGGCAAGTCGACCCTCAGCCACCACCTGCGCGTCCTGCGCGAGGCCGGTGTCATCGCGACCCGCGCGGAGGGCACCTCCAAGTACTCCCGGCTGCGCTGCGCGGACCTCGACGCGCGGTTCCCCGGCCTCCTCGCCGCGGTCCTGGCCGGCGCCCCAGCCCCCGAGAGGCTCAGCGCGGCCACCGCGCCGTGA
- the ettA gene encoding energy-dependent translational throttle protein EttA, protein MAQYVFQMRKVRKAHGEKVVLDDVTLAFLPGAKIGVVGPNGAGKSSLLKLMAGLDHPSNGDALLSPGYTVGMLAQEPILDETKDVRGNVEDGVAEIRKVLADYEFINEKMADPDADFDTLLADQAALIDKIEAANAWELDSQLDQAMDALRLPPGDADVSKLSGGERRRVALCRLLLEAPDLLLLDEPTNHLDAESVLWLEQHLARYAGAVLAVTHDRYFLDNVAGWILELDRGRAIPYEGNYSTYLENKAARVKVEGQKDAKRRRMLAQELEWVRSSPKARQAKSKARLSRYEELAAEADKSRPRDFDDIQIPPGPRLGNLVIEAKNLTKGFGDRVLIDNLSFSLPRGGIVGIIGPNGVGKTTLFTMLTGQAEPDSGALSVGDTVDISYVDQSRSGLDGKKNVWQVVSDGLDHIIVGKVDFPSRAYVSSFGFKGPDQQKPVGVLSGGERNRLNLALTLKHGGNVLLLDEPTNDLDVETLRSLEDALLEFAGCAVVISHDRWFLDRVATHILAWEGDEQNPAKWFWFEGNFADYEANKLERLGLEAARPHRVTYRKLNRD, encoded by the coding sequence ATGGCCCAGTACGTCTTCCAGATGCGCAAGGTGCGCAAAGCCCACGGCGAAAAGGTCGTCCTCGACGACGTGACCCTGGCGTTCCTGCCCGGGGCCAAGATCGGCGTGGTCGGCCCGAACGGGGCGGGGAAGTCGTCCCTGCTCAAGCTGATGGCCGGCCTCGACCACCCCAGCAACGGCGACGCGCTGCTCTCCCCCGGGTACACGGTCGGGATGCTCGCGCAGGAGCCGATCCTCGACGAGACCAAGGACGTCCGCGGCAACGTCGAGGACGGCGTCGCCGAGATCCGCAAGGTCCTCGCCGACTACGAGTTCATCAACGAGAAGATGGCCGACCCGGACGCCGACTTCGACACGCTGCTCGCCGACCAGGCCGCGCTGATCGACAAGATCGAGGCCGCGAACGCCTGGGAGCTCGACAGCCAGCTCGACCAGGCGATGGACGCGCTGCGGCTGCCGCCGGGCGACGCCGACGTCTCCAAGCTCTCGGGTGGCGAACGCCGCCGGGTGGCGCTGTGCCGGCTGCTGCTGGAGGCTCCCGACCTGCTGCTGCTCGACGAGCCGACCAACCACCTGGACGCCGAGTCGGTGCTCTGGCTGGAGCAGCACCTGGCCCGCTACGCGGGCGCCGTGCTGGCCGTCACCCACGACCGGTACTTCCTGGACAACGTCGCCGGCTGGATCCTGGAGCTCGACCGCGGTCGGGCGATCCCGTACGAGGGCAACTACTCCACCTACCTGGAGAACAAGGCGGCCCGGGTCAAGGTCGAGGGCCAGAAGGACGCCAAGCGGCGCCGGATGCTGGCCCAGGAGCTCGAATGGGTCCGTTCGAGCCCGAAGGCCCGCCAGGCCAAGAGCAAGGCCCGTCTCTCCCGCTACGAGGAGCTCGCGGCCGAGGCCGACAAGTCCAGGCCGCGCGACTTCGACGACATCCAGATCCCGCCCGGCCCGCGCCTGGGCAACCTGGTGATCGAGGCGAAGAACCTCACCAAGGGCTTCGGCGACCGGGTGCTGATCGACAACCTGTCGTTCAGCCTGCCGCGCGGTGGCATCGTCGGGATCATCGGCCCGAACGGCGTCGGCAAGACCACCCTGTTCACCATGCTCACCGGCCAGGCCGAGCCCGACTCGGGCGCGCTGAGCGTGGGCGACACGGTCGACATCTCCTACGTCGACCAGTCGCGCAGCGGCCTGGACGGCAAGAAGAACGTCTGGCAGGTCGTCTCCGACGGGCTCGACCACATCATCGTCGGCAAGGTCGACTTCCCGAGCCGGGCGTACGTGTCCTCGTTCGGCTTCAAGGGCCCGGACCAGCAGAAGCCGGTCGGGGTCCTCTCCGGCGGTGAGCGCAACCGGCTGAACCTGGCGCTGACGCTCAAGCACGGCGGCAACGTCCTGCTGCTCGACGAGCCGACCAACGACCTCGACGTCGAGACGCTGCGCTCGCTGGAGGACGCGCTGCTGGAGTTCGCCGGCTGCGCCGTGGTCATCTCCCACGACCGGTGGTTCCTCGACCGGGTCGCCACGCACATCCTCGCCTGGGAGGGCGACGAGCAGAACCCCGCCAAGTGGTTCTGGTTCGAGGGCAACTTCGCCGACTACGAGGCCAACAAGCTCGAGCGCCTCGGCCTGGAGGCGGCCCGCCCCCACCGCGTCACCTACCGCAAGCTCAACCGCGACTAA